Proteins encoded in a region of the Prochlorothrix hollandica PCC 9006 = CALU 1027 genome:
- a CDS encoding DUF362 domain-containing protein gives MNPVTPSPKPSVSLIRAHSYDRPHLDRSLLDLLEPLGGMEHFVKPGNRVLLKPNLLTGARPTKECVTRIEWVAAVARLVQAVGGKPFLGDSPAFGSALGVARANGYGPLLAELGIPVVEFQGKRYPTDNPDFNHLRLSKEAMEADVVINLPKVKSHMQLTVTLGVKNLFGCVPGKMKAWWHMEAGKDRERFGLMLVETARAIDPDLTLIDGILGHEGNGPSGGEPRELGLLGASSHVFALDRALVSVLGVDPAQVPTIVASQSLGLCSDVSAIEFPRLTPAEVQVSDWQLPTNLLPIDFGAPRVLKSTFKHLYIRFIKEPMGAYR, from the coding sequence ATGAACCCTGTCACCCCCAGCCCCAAGCCCTCAGTGAGCTTGATCCGCGCCCACTCCTACGATCGCCCCCACCTCGATCGTTCCCTCCTCGATCTCCTGGAACCCCTGGGGGGCATGGAGCACTTTGTCAAACCGGGAAACCGCGTCCTCCTCAAGCCCAATCTCCTCACCGGTGCCCGCCCCACCAAGGAATGTGTAACCCGCATTGAATGGGTCGCAGCAGTGGCCCGACTGGTGCAGGCGGTGGGGGGGAAACCCTTTTTGGGGGATAGTCCCGCCTTTGGTTCTGCCCTGGGGGTGGCGCGGGCCAATGGTTACGGACCCCTCCTGGCGGAATTGGGGATTCCCGTCGTGGAATTTCAGGGTAAGCGCTACCCCACCGATAACCCGGACTTTAACCATTTGCGCCTCTCCAAGGAAGCCATGGAAGCCGATGTGGTCATTAATTTACCCAAGGTGAAGTCCCACATGCAGCTTACGGTGACCCTGGGGGTCAAGAACCTCTTTGGCTGTGTTCCCGGCAAAATGAAAGCCTGGTGGCACATGGAAGCGGGCAAAGATCGGGAACGCTTTGGGCTGATGTTGGTGGAAACAGCGCGGGCGATCGATCCGGACCTCACCCTCATCGATGGCATCCTGGGCCATGAGGGCAACGGACCCAGTGGCGGGGAGCCGAGGGAGTTGGGGCTATTGGGGGCTTCCAGCCATGTTTTTGCCCTCGATCGCGCCCTAGTGTCGGTCTTGGGGGTGGATCCGGCCCAAGTGCCCACCATCGTCGCCTCCCAGTCCTTGGGTCTTTGCTCTGATGTGAGCGCGATCGAGTTTCCCCGATTAACCCCCGCTGAGGTTCAGGTGTCCGACTGGCAACTCCCTACCAATCTCTTGCCCATCGACTTTGGCGCTCCCCGCGTCCTCAAGTCCACCTTTAAGCATCTTTATATTCGCTTTATCAAAGAACCCATGGGTGCCTATCGCTAA
- a CDS encoding NAD(P)H-quinone oxidoreductase subunit H: MAQIQTRTEPMVLNMGPHHPSMHGVLRLIVTLDGENVMDCEPVIGYLHRGMEKIAESRTSVMYVPYVSRWDYAAGMFNEAITVNAPEQLADIPVPKRASYIRVIMLELNRIANHLLWLGPFMADVGAQTPFFYIFREREMIYDLWEAASGARLINNNYFRIGGVSVDLPYGWVDKCIDFCDYFDPKIDEYEKLITNNPIFRRRVEDLGVITREEAVNWSLSGPMLRASGVKWDLRKVDHYESYDDFDWEVAWATEGDCLARYRVRIEEMRQSVKILRQALAGLPGGPYENLEAKRMMEGKKSEWYGFDYQYISKKVAPTFKIPTGEHYVRLESGKGELGVFIIGNDDVFPWRFKIRAPDFNNLQILSSLLRGVKVADIMAILGSVDVIMGSVDR, translated from the coding sequence ATGGCACAGATTCAAACCCGCACCGAACCCATGGTGCTCAACATGGGTCCACACCATCCCTCCATGCATGGCGTTCTTCGGTTGATCGTTACCCTAGATGGTGAAAACGTCATGGACTGCGAGCCGGTCATTGGCTATCTCCATCGCGGTATGGAGAAAATCGCCGAAAGCCGCACCAGTGTTATGTATGTGCCCTATGTGAGCCGGTGGGACTATGCCGCAGGCATGTTCAACGAAGCCATCACCGTCAACGCCCCGGAACAACTGGCGGATATTCCCGTGCCCAAACGGGCCAGTTACATTCGGGTGATCATGCTGGAACTGAATCGCATCGCCAACCACCTGTTGTGGCTTGGACCCTTCATGGCGGACGTGGGTGCCCAAACCCCCTTCTTCTATATCTTCCGGGAACGGGAGATGATCTATGACCTGTGGGAAGCGGCTTCTGGTGCCCGGTTGATCAACAACAACTATTTCCGCATCGGCGGGGTGTCGGTGGATTTGCCCTATGGCTGGGTGGATAAGTGCATTGATTTTTGTGACTACTTCGACCCCAAGATCGACGAATACGAAAAACTAATCACCAATAACCCCATTTTCCGCCGCCGAGTCGAGGATTTGGGGGTGATTACCCGGGAAGAAGCGGTGAACTGGAGCCTGTCCGGCCCGATGTTGCGGGCTTCCGGGGTGAAGTGGGATCTGCGCAAGGTGGATCACTACGAATCCTACGATGACTTCGACTGGGAGGTGGCCTGGGCCACGGAAGGGGACTGTTTAGCTCGCTATCGGGTGCGCATTGAGGAAATGCGGCAGTCGGTGAAGATTCTGCGCCAAGCCCTGGCGGGGCTGCCCGGTGGACCTTATGAAAACCTGGAAGCCAAGCGGATGATGGAGGGCAAGAAGTCGGAGTGGTATGGCTTCGATTACCAATACATCAGCAAAAAAGTGGCCCCCACCTTCAAGATTCCCACCGGGGAGCATTATGTGCGCCTGGAAAGCGGCAAAGGGGAACTGGGGGTATTTATCATCGGCAATGATGATGTCTTCCCCTGGCGCTTCAAGATCCGCGCCCCGGACTTCAATAACCTGCAAATCCTCTCCAGTTTGCTGCGGGGGGTCAAGGTGGCGGATATTATGGCCATTTTGGGCAGTGTTGATGTGATTATGGGTTCCGTCGATCGCTAG
- a CDS encoding saccharopine dehydrogenase family protein: MPRVIILGGMGKIGRSIAADLLAHTNAHIMLTGRTALRGDRQQSPLGSRSRFLCLDLAETDRLTALVDSVDLVIHCAGPFDYRDQRVLQTCLDRRVSYLDVSDNPRFVQQCLALGDRAKAAGITAVVSTGIFPGISNSMVRLGIETLDQAEAVQLNYVVAGSGGAGPTVMRTTFLEIAHPFSGWVQGQWQSIQPYSAPEGVVFPEPYGTAQVYWFSTSEAVTLPQSFPPLHTVITKFGSLPGFYNTLTGLMARLPSGLLQKPWVVETLAALSYQMTQVTDPLTGVGVAMVVQVQGQRCGRSATTTVSFAHPQMIQAVGAGTGSIAQLLLGGQWQKPGVWPVEQALPSDLFQKALAQRNLNVTVRST, from the coding sequence ATGCCTCGGGTAATAATTCTGGGGGGGATGGGGAAAATTGGCCGATCGATCGCCGCTGATCTCCTCGCCCACACCAATGCCCACATCATGCTCACGGGCCGGACTGCTCTCCGGGGCGATCGCCAGCAGTCTCCCCTGGGCAGTCGTAGCCGCTTCCTCTGTTTAGATTTAGCCGAGACCGATCGCTTAACAGCATTGGTGGACTCGGTGGATTTGGTGATTCACTGTGCAGGACCCTTTGACTACCGGGATCAACGGGTGCTTCAGACCTGCCTCGATCGCCGTGTGTCGTACCTGGATGTCAGCGATAACCCCCGGTTTGTGCAGCAGTGCCTCGCCCTGGGGGATCGCGCCAAAGCGGCGGGCATTACTGCCGTGGTCAGCACGGGTATTTTCCCCGGTATCTCCAACAGTATGGTGCGCCTGGGGATTGAGACCCTAGACCAAGCTGAGGCGGTGCAGTTGAACTATGTGGTGGCGGGATCGGGCGGGGCAGGACCAACGGTGATGCGCACCACCTTTCTGGAAATTGCCCATCCCTTTTCCGGTTGGGTCCAGGGGCAGTGGCAATCAATCCAGCCCTACAGTGCCCCTGAAGGGGTTGTTTTCCCGGAACCTTACGGAACGGCCCAAGTGTATTGGTTCAGCACCAGCGAGGCCGTGACCTTACCCCAGAGTTTTCCCCCGTTGCACACGGTTATCACGAAGTTTGGATCCTTGCCGGGGTTCTACAATACCCTCACGGGACTCATGGCCCGCTTGCCGTCGGGTCTCTTGCAGAAACCCTGGGTCGTTGAGACATTGGCGGCGTTAAGTTACCAAATGACCCAGGTGACCGATCCCCTGACGGGTGTGGGTGTGGCCATGGTGGTGCAGGTTCAGGGACAACGCTGCGGGCGATCGGCCACCACAACGGTTTCCTTTGCCCATCCCCAGATGATCCAAGCGGTGGGGGCAGGTACCGGGAGCATTGCCCAACTGTTGCTGGGGGGGCAATGGCAAAAACCAGGGGTTTGGCCGGTGGAACAGGCGCTACCCTCGGACTTATTTCAAAAAGCCCTCGCCCAACGGAATTTGAATGTTACGGTTCGGTCTACCTAG
- a CDS encoding adenine phosphoribosyltransferase translates to MDLKALIRDIPDFPKPGILFRDITTILNHAEGWRTLVDDLSDRCREYSPDYIVGIESRGFILGAPLAYTLGVGFVPVRKPGKLPAAVFSQDYELEYGRDRIEMHQDAFPPGSRILIVDDLIATGGTAAAAAQLVSQGQGNLVAYAFVVELVGLGGRSKLPAAPIITLLDY, encoded by the coding sequence ATGGACTTAAAAGCTCTGATTCGCGATATTCCCGACTTCCCCAAACCCGGAATCCTCTTTCGCGACATCACCACCATTCTCAATCACGCCGAAGGCTGGCGGACTTTAGTGGATGATCTCAGCGATCGCTGCCGGGAGTATAGCCCCGATTACATTGTGGGCATTGAGTCCAGGGGCTTTATCCTCGGTGCCCCCTTGGCCTACACCCTGGGGGTGGGCTTTGTGCCGGTTCGGAAGCCCGGAAAGCTCCCGGCGGCGGTGTTTAGCCAAGACTATGAGTTGGAATATGGCCGCGATCGCATTGAAATGCACCAGGATGCCTTTCCCCCCGGTAGTCGCATTTTGATCGTGGATGACCTGATCGCCACGGGGGGCACCGCCGCCGCCGCCGCCCAATTGGTCAGCCAAGGCCAGGGCAACTTGGTGGCCTATGCCTTTGTGGTGGAATTGGTGGGCTTGGGGGGGCGATCGAAGCTACCGGCAGCCCCCATCATCACCCTCCTAGACTATTAA
- a CDS encoding HD domain-containing protein yields MELNPVLSDRYDRALTYARSLHQTQIRKGSRNLDRGYYGVPYVSHLLAVSSLVLEHQGTETEAIAALLHDALEDGPGCSDRSLEQIRQDLDHGFGPEVLAIVTACSQSTAGPGDWYQRKQDYIDSLGHKSFSALLVTSADKLHNARCISRDYASLGEDLWSRFHQGKAGTLWYYRAMVTGLQAAVERVTAPGQAVAPDRAAALQALVQLLSQTVEPWPSEIPNPVPHDRP; encoded by the coding sequence ATGGAGCTAAACCCAGTTTTGAGCGATCGCTACGATCGCGCCCTCACCTATGCCCGTAGCCTGCACCAGACCCAGATTCGCAAAGGTAGCCGCAACCTCGATCGGGGCTACTATGGTGTGCCCTACGTTAGCCATTTATTAGCGGTGAGCAGCTTGGTGCTGGAACACCAGGGCACCGAGACGGAAGCCATTGCCGCCCTGTTGCATGATGCCCTGGAAGATGGGCCGGGGTGCAGCGATCGCAGCCTGGAACAAATCCGCCAGGATCTAGACCACGGCTTTGGACCCGAAGTCCTGGCCATCGTCACCGCCTGTAGCCAGTCCACCGCAGGCCCAGGGGACTGGTATCAGCGCAAACAAGACTACATCGATTCCCTCGGCCATAAATCCTTCTCGGCCCTCCTGGTGACCAGCGCCGACAAGCTCCACAATGCCCGCTGCATCAGTCGAGACTACGCCAGCCTGGGGGAGGATCTCTGGAGTCGGTTCCACCAGGGGAAAGCCGGTACCCTGTGGTATTACCGGGCCATGGTGACCGGATTGCAGGCCGCTGTGGAACGGGTCACAGCTCCAGGGCAAGCCGTAGCCCCCGATCGCGCCGCCGCCCTCCAAGCGTTGGTGCAGCTCCTCAGCCAAACCGTGGAACCCTGGCCGTCAGAAATCCCCAACCCAGTGCCCCACGACCGGCCCTAG
- a CDS encoding glutathione S-transferase family protein produces the protein MTSSLELYWISGSPFAWRVQLLLHLKGLDYQSHRLDPGQQDQKQPAYLALNPRGKVPLLKEGDVVVRESMAIVAYLSAQHPDWHLFGHTPQDLGLVWQQVLEVDNFISAKLAPLVFPIFFGSVAGKETEIQGAAQAIAAEFAVLDQTLTPGNWLVGSHLTAADVAAYPVVKFLERAMHHEAVAHLDLGFLPFAEKFPHLSAWADRLAALPGVLDSTPPHWR, from the coding sequence ATGACTTCATCTTTAGAGCTGTATTGGATTAGTGGTAGCCCGTTTGCGTGGCGGGTTCAACTGTTGTTGCACCTGAAAGGTCTGGATTACCAGTCCCACCGCCTGGATCCCGGTCAGCAAGACCAGAAGCAGCCCGCTTATCTGGCCCTGAACCCCAGGGGTAAGGTGCCCCTCTTGAAGGAGGGTGACGTTGTGGTGCGGGAATCCATGGCTATTGTGGCTTACCTCAGTGCCCAACATCCGGACTGGCATCTTTTTGGGCATACCCCCCAAGACCTGGGGCTGGTGTGGCAGCAGGTTTTGGAAGTGGATAACTTCATTAGCGCCAAATTAGCCCCCCTTGTTTTTCCCATTTTCTTTGGCAGCGTGGCGGGTAAGGAAACGGAGATCCAAGGAGCCGCCCAGGCGATCGCCGCAGAATTTGCCGTTTTAGATCAAACCCTGACCCCAGGGAACTGGCTGGTGGGATCCCACCTGACAGCGGCAGATGTGGCCGCCTATCCGGTGGTGAAGTTTTTGGAGCGGGCGATGCACCATGAAGCCGTGGCCCATTTAGATTTGGGGTTTTTACCCTTTGCCGAAAAATTCCCCCATCTGTCTGCTTGGGCCGATCGCCTTGCTGCACTTCCCGGAGTCCTCGACAGTACCCCCCCCCATTGGCGCTAG
- a CDS encoding slr1957 family protein, translating to MTKRFAYHWVQDWCQENGWTDLFVERYYYWAFPPGAVMPQPIPDQALRAIKTAQGFSPVEWRWYGSAIALGALTLGLSYWLQCPLPLVVAFSFSALVVAYLDDGDTSLCS from the coding sequence ATGACCAAACGATTTGCCTATCACTGGGTTCAAGATTGGTGCCAGGAAAACGGCTGGACCGATCTGTTTGTTGAACGCTACTACTACTGGGCCTTTCCCCCCGGTGCTGTGATGCCCCAGCCCATTCCCGACCAAGCGCTCCGGGCGATCAAGACCGCCCAGGGATTCAGCCCGGTGGAATGGCGGTGGTATGGATCCGCGATCGCCCTGGGTGCCTTAACCCTGGGCCTCAGTTATTGGTTGCAATGTCCCCTGCCCTTGGTGGTGGCCTTTAGTTTTTCGGCCCTGGTGGTGGCCTATTTAGACGATGGGGATACGTCCTTGTGTTCATAA
- a CDS encoding helix-turn-helix domain-containing protein — protein MDRWKPTQLTCLQEIGVYLREQREHQTLTLQALSETTHIRSGLLHALEAANVEALPEPVYLRALIKRYGETLGVSGQALLDRLDNKRPPLAEDPPSKLTTPAPTVSSAPPPVIGIPRIGSLMIGVVPPASPPASQSSPSTPPGANQPPLSQPLSQPLTVAPLPNGTIGTPVPPSGTDHAPQPDPAATTTPPPADPLAFGTSPDPASPQASSPQASSPTLPFPALDKTSAPKAAGPKAAGPKAAAPKAAAPQVRNFQGDGSLQPARLNASPPPPKVSPSFGSTPSAAASSSSGALQILQPLIVAVLALLGVTVLALGAMRFMSREAAPEIAQTPDSESVPITPPSPPTPTPTPTPTPTVAPNALPLTFKVSTKDTSWLRVTVDGTVAYEGLMAGNLEQTWVAQKELILVAGRPDVVWISRNGSVPTAFGDEPNPKQQRFPEPDSQAIEAPN, from the coding sequence GTGGATCGGTGGAAACCTACTCAACTCACCTGCTTGCAAGAAATTGGTGTGTATTTGCGGGAACAACGGGAGCACCAGACCTTAACGTTGCAAGCGCTGTCTGAAACGACCCATATTCGATCGGGTCTGCTCCACGCTCTGGAAGCCGCAAACGTTGAAGCACTACCAGAGCCGGTTTACTTGCGGGCTTTGATCAAGCGCTATGGCGAGACCCTAGGGGTGTCCGGACAGGCGCTGCTGGATCGCTTGGATAATAAGCGTCCCCCTCTGGCTGAGGATCCACCCTCCAAACTCACAACTCCTGCTCCAACGGTCTCTTCGGCTCCGCCCCCCGTTATCGGTATTCCCCGCATCGGTTCCTTAATGATCGGGGTTGTACCCCCGGCATCTCCACCAGCATCCCAGAGCAGCCCGTCTACCCCCCCAGGAGCTAACCAGCCGCCGTTGTCTCAGCCTCTGTCTCAGCCTCTGACGGTGGCTCCTCTCCCCAACGGAACGATCGGGACACCGGTTCCTCCCTCTGGGACCGATCATGCCCCCCAGCCTGATCCTGCCGCCACCACGACTCCTCCCCCTGCGGATCCTTTAGCCTTTGGGACTAGCCCTGATCCTGCCTCGCCTCAAGCCTCATCGCCTCAAGCCTCATCTCCCACTCTTCCCTTCCCCGCCTTAGATAAAACTTCCGCTCCTAAAGCTGCTGGGCCTAAAGCTGCTGGGCCTAAAGCTGCTGCGCCTAAAGCTGCTGCGCCTCAGGTACGCAATTTCCAGGGGGATGGCTCACTTCAGCCTGCCCGCCTCAATGCCTCCCCGCCGCCCCCGAAGGTGTCCCCTAGCTTTGGTTCAACCCCGTCCGCTGCCGCCTCTTCGTCTTCAGGGGCGCTGCAAATTCTCCAACCCCTGATCGTTGCCGTGCTAGCGCTCTTGGGGGTGACTGTCTTGGCCCTGGGAGCGATGCGGTTTATGTCCAGGGAGGCGGCTCCAGAGATCGCTCAGACTCCAGACTCTGAGTCTGTCCCCATCACCCCCCCATCTCCGCCTACTCCAACCCCCACTCCAACCCCCACTCCAACCGTTGCCCCCAATGCCCTTCCTCTGACCTTTAAGGTGTCTACCAAGGACACCTCCTGGCTGCGGGTGACAGTGGATGGCACCGTGGCCTATGAGGGTCTGATGGCAGGCAATTTAGAGCAAACCTGGGTGGCCCAAAAAGAACTGATTTTGGTGGCCGGTCGCCCTGATGTGGTTTGGATTTCCCGGAATGGATCGGTGCCTACAGCCTTTGGTGATGAGCCTAATCCAAAACAACAACGGTTCCCAGAGCCTGACTCTCAGGCTATCGAAGCACCCAATTAA
- a CDS encoding GumC family protein: protein MQPQDSDSRNSFQNGRGQGADANARPHQPNTSSNPDQNFSPNGKAGSETQGRRDRKRGNNPPNPGYFHPDPMGQSLGQPPMPIGFGWHPPTPPTPPDDDFDLKALWQTIRRRAWIVGSVATTVAAVTWGYTLTRSPIYQGSFNMLLGSPDEAKTAADIISPYQQTTSDITAQIEVLKSSSVLRLVYLNLQQTYPDLTYDELVANLRISNPQSEILNVSYQGTDPEQIGTILQATSTTYLAYSLQKQQDSLNQGIQFVDEQLPIVRDRVQAKQEELELFRQSYAIFDPEAQGSQLSTILANLQQQQRENQIELVEAQSQAAILQQQLGSSADIAITSAILSEAPHYQNVMAQIKTLQSQIAVESARFTNDSPQIQALVERRQNLEYLLQLEARKVLGSGGSANLNDHMTSIPLEFAHQLADLSVRTQVLQVRTQALQAVGQQLNQEFAQIPQLATQYENIKRELEIANSSLGRFLETRETLEIESAQKAVPWQLLSDPNVPSKPIAPNVPRNLLMGLLAGLGLGIGAGVLRDRFDHVVHSLDEVKTLTGMPVLGQIPYNSKLKQGVEQSQSGFTQMTSQPLAPALQSGGRSGFHSPASSYQSSPFLEAFRLLYTNLRFLQSDTPLMSLVVSSALPEDGKSTVSLNLAQAAAAMGQRVLLVDADMRRPQVHSRLGLRNLQGLSNILARNIDPDQVIQVVGLNLSVLTAGQIPPDPTNLLSSNRMQFLIERFEASYDLVIYDTPPLLGLADASLLAAHLDGILLAVGVGKTDQSALKAVLSNLRVSNAPVLGVVANSLTESSQYSDRYYHYYKQAAHYYHDQDKPATPAPIVSKVTDRSAEEVSSQ, encoded by the coding sequence ATGCAGCCGCAAGATTCCGATTCCCGCAATTCTTTCCAGAATGGTCGAGGTCAGGGTGCAGATGCCAATGCACGGCCTCATCAGCCCAACACCTCCAGCAACCCAGACCAAAATTTTTCCCCGAATGGCAAGGCTGGGTCGGAGACCCAAGGTCGCCGCGATCGCAAACGGGGCAACAATCCCCCTAATCCTGGTTACTTCCATCCGGACCCCATGGGGCAATCCTTGGGTCAGCCCCCGATGCCCATAGGGTTTGGGTGGCACCCCCCCACCCCCCCCACCCCCCCCGACGATGACTTTGACCTCAAGGCACTGTGGCAGACCATCCGTCGCCGTGCCTGGATTGTGGGCAGTGTTGCCACCACCGTGGCCGCAGTGACCTGGGGCTATACCCTCACCCGCAGCCCCATCTACCAGGGTTCCTTTAATATGCTGTTGGGGTCCCCCGATGAAGCCAAAACAGCGGCGGATATTATTTCTCCCTATCAGCAAACCACCAGCGATATTACAGCCCAAATTGAGGTTTTAAAAAGCTCCTCCGTGCTGCGCCTGGTGTATTTAAACTTGCAGCAAACCTATCCTGATTTAACCTACGACGAACTGGTGGCCAACCTGCGCATCAGCAACCCACAATCTGAAATTCTCAATGTTAGCTATCAGGGCACGGATCCTGAGCAAATTGGTACCATTCTCCAGGCTACCTCCACCACTTATTTAGCCTATAGCCTCCAGAAACAGCAGGATTCCCTCAACCAGGGGATTCAGTTTGTGGATGAACAATTGCCCATCGTCCGCGATCGCGTGCAAGCAAAACAGGAAGAACTGGAACTGTTCCGCCAGTCCTATGCCATTTTTGATCCAGAGGCCCAGGGATCCCAGTTGTCCACCATTTTGGCCAACCTGCAACAGCAACAGCGGGAAAATCAGATTGAATTGGTGGAAGCCCAGTCCCAAGCCGCTATTTTGCAGCAACAACTGGGATCCTCGGCAGATATTGCCATTACCTCCGCCATCCTCAGTGAGGCTCCCCATTACCAAAATGTGATGGCTCAGATTAAAACCCTCCAGAGCCAAATTGCGGTGGAGTCGGCCCGGTTTACCAACGATAGTCCCCAAATCCAAGCCTTGGTGGAGCGTCGCCAAAACCTGGAGTATCTCCTGCAGTTGGAAGCCCGCAAGGTTCTGGGGTCTGGGGGGTCAGCCAATCTCAATGATCACATGACCTCCATTCCCCTGGAGTTTGCCCATCAACTGGCGGATCTGAGTGTGCGCACCCAGGTCTTACAAGTTCGTACCCAAGCCCTCCAGGCCGTGGGACAACAGTTGAACCAGGAATTTGCCCAAATTCCCCAGTTGGCCACCCAGTATGAAAATATTAAGCGGGAACTGGAAATTGCCAATAGCAGTTTGGGCCGGTTCCTAGAAACCCGGGAAACCCTAGAAATTGAGTCGGCCCAGAAGGCAGTCCCCTGGCAGTTGCTGTCGGATCCCAATGTTCCCTCGAAGCCCATTGCCCCCAATGTTCCCCGCAACTTGCTGATGGGTCTCTTGGCGGGCCTAGGCTTGGGGATTGGAGCCGGGGTTCTGCGCGATCGCTTCGACCATGTGGTGCATTCCTTGGATGAAGTCAAGACCCTCACCGGAATGCCTGTTTTAGGTCAAATTCCCTACAACAGCAAATTAAAACAGGGTGTGGAGCAGTCTCAGTCGGGCTTCACCCAGATGACCAGTCAACCCTTAGCGCCGGCGCTCCAGTCCGGCGGTCGTTCGGGGTTCCACAGTCCTGCCAGCAGCTATCAATCCTCTCCCTTTTTGGAAGCGTTCCGTCTGCTCTATACCAACTTGCGCTTCCTCCAGTCCGATACGCCCCTGATGTCCTTGGTGGTCAGTTCAGCCCTGCCTGAGGATGGTAAGTCAACGGTTTCCCTCAACTTGGCTCAAGCTGCCGCCGCCATGGGGCAGCGGGTTCTGTTGGTGGATGCTGATATGCGACGGCCCCAAGTCCATAGCCGTTTAGGTCTGCGGAACCTCCAAGGTCTCAGCAATATCCTGGCCCGCAACATTGATCCAGACCAGGTGATTCAGGTGGTGGGCTTGAATTTGTCGGTGCTCACAGCAGGACAGATTCCGCCGGATCCCACTAATCTGCTGTCCTCTAACCGGATGCAGTTTTTGATTGAACGCTTTGAAGCCAGTTATGACCTGGTGATTTACGACACGCCCCCCCTGTTGGGTCTGGCGGATGCCAGCTTATTGGCGGCCCATCTCGATGGGATTCTCCTAGCCGTTGGGGTTGGTAAAACGGATCAATCGGCTCTTAAGGCGGTGTTAAGTAATCTCAGGGTGTCCAATGCACCCGTGCTGGGGGTGGTGGCCAATAGCTTAACCGAGTCTAGCCAGTACAGCGATCGCTACTATCACTATTACAAGCAAGCTGCCCACTACTACCACGATCAGGACAAGCCAGCCACCCCAGCCCCCATTGTGTCCAAGGTGACCGATCGCTCCGCCGAGGAGGTTTCTTCCCAGTAG
- a CDS encoding DsbA family protein, with protein sequence MVRFSAFTLACFLGWMTLTGCGTLPSQAQTVTPVASGDLESQVLDIIRNNPEVILESLQNYQRQQQDQQRQAQQRVLDQLSQDPQAMIGQSPTLGSPSQAIVLLEFSDYQCPFCARAHEVLKVFMERNGDRVTLVYKHFPLTEIHNEALPAATAAWAAQQQGRYWDFHDALFAQQSRLGEARYREIAQDLGLDVEQFNRDRTSPAALLAVNGDRELALQLGLRGTPSLFLNGQPLELPITVESLESLVANLTP encoded by the coding sequence ATGGTTCGATTTTCTGCCTTCACCCTCGCCTGTTTTCTGGGTTGGATGACCCTCACCGGCTGCGGAACCCTGCCCAGTCAGGCCCAAACGGTTACCCCTGTGGCCAGCGGCGACCTGGAAAGCCAGGTGCTGGACATTATCCGAAACAACCCTGAGGTTATTTTAGAATCCCTGCAAAACTATCAACGGCAACAGCAGGATCAGCAGCGCCAAGCCCAGCAACGGGTGCTGGATCAACTGAGCCAGGATCCCCAAGCCATGATTGGCCAGTCCCCCACCCTTGGCTCCCCCAGTCAGGCCATTGTTTTGCTGGAGTTTTCCGATTATCAGTGCCCCTTCTGTGCCCGTGCCCATGAAGTGTTGAAGGTATTTATGGAGCGCAATGGCGATCGGGTCACCTTGGTCTACAAGCACTTTCCCCTGACGGAAATCCACAACGAAGCCCTCCCCGCCGCCACGGCTGCTTGGGCCGCTCAGCAACAGGGCCGCTATTGGGACTTTCACGATGCCCTCTTTGCCCAACAAAGCCGGTTGGGAGAAGCCCGCTATCGGGAGATCGCCCAAGATTTGGGCTTGGATGTGGAGCAATTTAACCGCGATCGCACCAGTCCCGCTGCTTTATTGGCGGTCAATGGCGATCGGGAGCTAGCGCTGCAACTGGGTTTGCGGGGCACCCCCAGCCTCTTCCTCAATGGTCAACCCCTGGAACTGCCCATCACCGTGGAGAGCTTGGAGTCCCTCGTAGCGAATCTGACTCCATAA